A region from the Gymnogyps californianus isolate 813 chromosome 14, ASM1813914v2, whole genome shotgun sequence genome encodes:
- the LOC127021970 gene encoding LON peptidase N-terminal domain and RING finger protein 1-like yields the protein MLRCPSCLLLLWEPVTVSCGHSFCKPCLGGAVPSRCPLCQERLKLLGVGAARCNVVLCGLLEKCVEQESRLAWLAARIRDRLTRGDAREALRMAQKGVELAPDASSLRLCRAEAFAALGQHPRALEDLDTVCRAEPGKHEGFFRKGKVLLEMGQRAEALLVWEHCLTLSPHFHPARREMQKILMREDTPQPRMAAACLGDAHWGLTGPQVDGGSPALPSSSAQAQDQEGEPADGRGDAGSEHGQGTATLSQPGRRQEPETSAERQGCWLVDNEEETAAAKCTQPCLGELLSVSDLECSLCIRMFFEPVTTPCGHTFCKECLERCLDHRPNCPLCKQSLREYLKAGSYSPTVLLQDIMLATFPAQLAERWELHRAEMAELSNLTKNIPIFVCTMSFPGIACPLHIFEPRYRLMIRRCQETGTRRFGMCIYANGKSFADYGCMLEIRQIELLPDGRSLVDTIGRRRFRVLSRGHRDGYNTADIEYLEDKKVAGEELQELQCLHESTYRLAQRFCEHGDLASRHTLMQHGPLPEKEEDIQASADGPTWCWWLISILPLDPSYQLNLFSTTSLRARLTQLQRILAALLQQPPARHPLPERSPRGCV from the exons ATGCTGCgctgcccctcctgcctcctcctcctctgggaGCCGGTGACCGTGTCCTGCGGTCACTCTTTCTGCAAGCCGTGCCTCGGGGGGGCCGTGCCCTCCCGCTGCCCCCTGTGCCAGGAGAGGCTGAAGCTGCTGGGCGTCGGGGCGGCGAGGTGCAACGTGGTGCTCTGCGGCCTCCTGGAGAAATGCGTGGAGCAGGAGAGCCGGCTGGCCTGGCTGGCCGCACGCATCCGGGACCGACTCACCCGTGGGGATGCACGGGAAGCGCTGAGGATGGCTCAGAAAGGGGTCGAGCTGG ccCCAGACGCCAGCTCCCTGCGGCTGTGCCGGGCAGAGGCGTTCGCGGCGTTGGGCCAGCACCCGCGGGCGCTGGAGGACTTGGACACTGTGTGCAGGGCTGAGCCTGGAAAGCATGAG ggcttcTTCAGGAAAGGGAAGGTGCTTCTGGAGATGGGACAGAGAGCTGAAGCCCTGCTGGTATGGGAACACTGCCTGACACTCAGTCCCCATTTCCACCCTGCTCGGAGAGAGATGCAGAAG ATCCTCATGCGAGAGGATACTCCTCAGCCACGCATGGCTGCTGCATGCCTGGGTGATGCTCACTGGGGCTTGACTGGTCCTCAGGTCGATGGAGGGAGCCCTGCGCTCCCATCGTCTTCCGCACAAGCTCAG GATCAGGAGGGAGAGCCAGCGGATGGCAGAGGGGACGCTGGGTCTGAGCACGGCCAGGGGACAGCCACCCTTTCCCAGCCGGGGCGACGGCAGGAACCGGAGACTTCGGCAgagaggcagggctgctggttGGTAG ATAACGAagaggaaacagcagcagcgAAGTGTACCCAGCCGTGCCTTGGCGAGCTGCTGAGCGTATCTGACTTGGAGTGCTCCCTCTGCATACG GATGTTCTTTGAGCCGGTGACGACGCCGTGCGGGCACACCTTCTGCAAGGAGTGCCTCGAACGCTGCCTGGACCACCGTCCCAACTGCCCCCTCTGCAAACAGAGCCTGAGAGAG TACCTGAAGGCTGGAAGCTACAGCCCCACCGTGCTGCTGCAGGACATCATGCTGGCGACCTTCCCCGCACAGCTGGCTGAGCGCTGGGAGCTGCACCGGGCTGAGATGGCAGAGCTCTCCAA CCTGACCAAGAACATCCCCATCTTCGTATGCACGATGTCCTTCCCAGGCATCGCCTGCCCTCTGCACATCTTCGAGCCTCGCTATCGCCTCATGATCCGGCGGTGCCAGGAGACTGGCACGAGGAGGTTCGGCATGTGTATATATGCGAATGGGAAAAG TTTTGCTGACTACGGCTGCATGCTGGAGATACGGCAGATCGAGCTGCTGCCGGACGGGAGGTCCTTGGTTGACACCATCGGCAGGCGGCGGTTCCGGGTGCTGAGCCGCGGACACAGGGACGGCTACAACACTGCCGACATCGAGTACCTGGAGGACAAGAAG GTGGCCggggaggagctgcaggagctgcagtgcCTGCATGAAAGCACCTACCGCTTGGCTCAGCGGTTCTGTGAGCACGGAGACCTTGCCTCCAGGCACACTTTGATGCAGCATGGACCGCTgccagagaaggaagaggacatCCAG gctTCGGCAGACGGCCCGACATGGTGCTGGTGGCTCATCTCCATCCTGCCCCTTGACCCATCCTACCAGCTGAACCTCttctccaccacctccctgcgTGCTCGCCTCACGCAGCTGCAGCGCATCCTTGccgccctgctgcagcagccccccGCCAGGCACCCGCTGCCCGAGCGCAGCCCCCGGGGCTGCGTCTga